The DNA sequence tatcaatttgaaaaaaccacttaaagtggccgaccatggtgtgtgtaatgggccccacttggttttgcaattttcacaaattttatttctattttctcaaaaatgtcaattttccaattctaaccatttaaatgccaaaactaattatttaataactaaaatagattattaaataatattgtcatttaatttaattattaattagacatataaagtctattaataaaaaaataaacctagaatctcttttctttacaattttgcccctgcttagtgaaaattcacaaattagacatagtctaactttagaattataattgattaatcacaaatcaattattgagtcttacaagcagtatgttctcaactagaatggggaccatggatctttatgctgagcttccaataagtgaaccgaatttactaagtaaattcctacttattaattcttcgttgaatccacttttagaacttagaattgcactctcagacttatatagagcatattatatgttccacgatatagatatgctatctcatttaaccattgttataatcttattgtgatcaaagatcctctatatagatgatttacatcgagatgggataattttactgttctcacccctcaaagtattttgccccttaaaacacttagctacctgtaaatgatgtttagcgatctaagaattagtcacttaaacaagagctcatccatttacttctatttgctaagctcgaagggaatcatcacttaatttctatacaccagtagaagctatagattccatatttatgttcagcactcccactcaatcatactatcatgttcccaaaatatacgtatcaccctgacccaaaagtaggcttaactaataaatcaaagaacatgaatagtactcctgagttaagcctaagcatatcaggatttagattcttttaatcttaagatcaactactgatattgacttggaaagatataacggtaagattataatatcttaactaagttgcaatatcggtccagtccaatgtatactccatacattcgaaactagtatactttactaatgtcctggaaataacataacacttactccaagtgtaagtacacatcatcgttgattatcacattagtgtaaatccaaaacactgatgaaatagggatttagtcttttgattcatatgatcacaatcacatttcactgtgttgacgatactgtaattgtgaataaacatatgatctagatttaactgattttgtgtataaatgtaataaacatattaaaccattagcatgtaaaattcatgcaaacataaatcacttcaaatttcttatattgataactaatcagattgtaaagagttttatttagggcataaaactcaacaaTTATTACATATGTGAAATGTATATTGtgattattgatatttatattgtcttgttgggcttggctcacgggtgctctaatgtgcaggaaagggtaaatcagtctgtgatcagccatgagtgcgaGAGCTTGGTGGTGCTTGTACATGTTCGGgtcacactagaccaagcgggttggcgTCTACCAGTGATTGTGTTTTGTAACCTTtgattttgccgcttaggtcggcacGTGAAgtaaacttgtaatattttgtgaaAATATTTATGGGATCCCAAAACTTGTATCTTTTGGGTTTATtgtaaacttaaaaaaatcattacaagttatattttcattccatcgttaataaagtttaaatttaCCCGCGCTTTTCATTCTAGAAATCCTAGATTAGCGAGATTAGGGTTTCTATATCGAATGtcgtagcgtgcctaattgttagggcgttacagtatGGTATTAGAGCGCCAATGTTTTTAAACTTCCTATAGACCGGCtgaacatgtacaatcatcgtcAAAGATAAGCTCGACTCGTGGTGTAGTAAGTGTTGAGAGTAAATGCTTAACTGCTTATGTGATTACTTATTTACTGCTTTCCAATTTAGGCAGTATGTGAGCATTTAGTATTTATGTGATATGAAAGCCATGTTtagtatattaaattaataaatgtttatttttatgaaattgaatggtcgagttagtgtttaaaattaataagtgcgtaagtgtggtattggtgcctGACttgctggggttgttgattacagggtTATTTATGAGAATGGACCCTCagcaatcatctagaccacagggtGAGCAAGTAGAGCCTAATGTAGACCAAACCAATCCACCGAAAATGCTTGTGCCTCCGCAAAATCCGGGGATAATGCGGGGGTTGGCAATGCGAATCCACCTGCTGATTGGCAGTAGATGTTTCAAGAAATACGAggtgtcatacttcgtcaagaagaagaatTATGTCGGTTGAGGCAACCAACACCGGCAGCCCTTGTAGAATAAGTGTTATcaccagctcctgtgccagtggtgtGTAACCAGGGATTTATATTGCCGCATAGAGATTCGGTATTTGAGCGCTTTGTGAAGCTGCAGCCTCCAACGTTTCTGGGAGGTACTGATATAATCAAAGatgagcaatggatgagtactATCACCTGCATCCTATATAATATGGGGGTGAGGGGAACAGAGAGAGTGAATTGTGTTTTCTCAAAATCACTATTAGAAAATAGATTCCAAATTCCTTTTATTCATAAtatagatgataataatttccacatcaatagtaataaataatattattatcatactatataacgcatatattaatataaaaattaatatatagttcCCATACATAAAATTGATGATAGTAATATGATATtgatacataaaaattaatttattttttttcttcaaaaatataCTATTATATTTCCTTTTATAAagctttaaaataaatatttttctactaaaataatattatttatttaattaaattatatatgatatttttattctaacctttaaaaattaaaacacttaaaaaaatctaaaatataattaagtatacaTGTCTTGCACGTAATATTTAACTAGTATAATAGAtaagtaaatataatttaaaaataaataaatttattatagtcttttaattaaaataacttttatagTAGCTTTTAGCTTTTAATTTTAACTGCTTACTAAacataattttatcataatatatatatttttttaaaaaaataactttaaacttttaaaaaagcTGTGACGAATGGGGGGGGGGGGATAAGTGGTTTAGCGTTCAAAGATGATTaatatgattttttcatcatcttgttcttattttatatagaatataaaGGATCATGTTCCAACTATTTTTTCCTTCTTTAGAATAGAATGTGGGGAGTTTTATTTGCAAcctataaaatgataaatacatcatattattaaaaaaaaaaaattataagcttaaataatttttaaaaattactcttaatatttttttaaaatttttttcctcacattattttatgttaattttaatatttattttgatttcattttcataattatatatatattttttattttttctaagaaaatttcgtataattttttattttaatttttttgttataatatttaaaatataatttatttttgtttgaaagGTATCTATTCCATATAAAATGTAACTATGTAacaaaattcttggtttaacaatGCTTTTTGAGTTTCTAcgttaactttaacagaatatCCTATTAATTAACAGattattctttattaattttataatattattatatatatttaaaaataaaatttatatagatattttatatatagaaattttaatttgaatttaaaatacttaaaatgttatagatatttttaatcatatttttaaatttattggtttaactttgaattaaaataaaaaaaattatgtaaatattttatataaagaaatttaaatttaaaatattataaatatttttaacttcattattatttattttatattttaaattaaaatggtTGTACTAAGGAATTGATTGCTTTCCATTTTAGTTATGGTAAACTGATTCACACACCATATTTTTCGTAAAGTTAAGGAATAAAAAACATTTATATCAAATTTACGAATCTAATCTATGTATAAATACactcaaatttaattatgtGAGTTTTAGTTAAGAATATAGTAAATTACAGTATATGCATTATTAGATACgttacctaattaaaaaaaaattgaaaacttttaaaaatatatatatttatataatcatAACCAAATGATATTCTAATGTAGCActagctaattttttttttcttaaagatcaaaatctcaaactccatttaaaaattaaaaaaaaaatacattacctaattaaaaaaaaattaaacaatagctaatttttttttaaaagatcaaaatctcaaaccccatttaaaaataaaaaaaatacattacctaattaaaaaaaattaaacatacatgtattgcacttaacatcacctaattaaaaaaaaaaaactaattatacgcGTATTGCACGTCACATCAACTTAGGTATCTTTTACAATGTgtttcattaaatatatatatatatatatactagttgaATGTTACGTGCCGAGGCACGTATTGTTAGTTTTATTTGGGGTTTTGgtcttggttttttttttaaattttgtctatattttttgtttaaggaatatatcttgtttgaaaaaaaatatttatactctaaatgttattttaatgtaACTAATATTGAAATGTTAGATTGttctatttagttttttttttttagcatagcattgtaatgtaaatttaaatttataaaaactgtgTAAAATGATATTATCATATGAACGATTGTACTTGTAAAGACAAACCGAGTATTTAATAAGTAAAACATAATGTTTTATAAAAGAAatgttaagtatatttattaataaaaaaacaggACATTAATCTCAATATGCGTACTCCTAATATACACAACCTCTAACTCATTCCAACACCAATTTAAGCTTGATTTGTCCAAAATCAATGCTTGTAATTGTccatatacagtagaacctctatttaagaatactctattcaagaataacctctaatttgttataaaaaaatcaagtcccgatttgggccagttataaataagaataacctctaaattgtaattagttatacattttctaagtcccgtattaacaaaatatacctctatataagaataattacatcttaataaaatatatacatatgttttgtaaatttatttacataaaattaataattttattccaaaTTGTAACATATGTATTaccattatatttactctaaaataattttattataatatagtattaataattatttattgttattatggttagattgatattttttagtattttaatttttttttctagtataactctatttagttataacctctcaattagaatataatttgctTGGTCCAAAgtctattcttgaatagaggttctactgtatataggCTATAGGAGAATTACTATGAGGAAAAGATCACACCATAAAGAATGAACACAATAATTGATGTTCTTCCAAACTACAAAAATCAGCCACACTCCTGAGAGGTCTATAGCTACATAGAGAATTTATAGTACAAAAAAATAAGATGAATCAAATGTGtggatataattatatatatatatatatatatacatatcgaATTAGAGAAAGAAACATCACAATAAGAAATAGGGAACCTCTTGAGGAGAAAAAAACTTCACAAGAATAATGAAAATGCCATAACAAATGTTGTTGAACTTGCTACTTATAGAAATTAGGACTTGGTCAACTTAGAATCAAAAGTAGTGGTCTTTATTCTTAGGGGCTAGGTAGGCCGCCTAAGTAGTTAAAATTACAGGCCAAAATGATTTAACACgtaatataaagtttatgtacTAAAATGAGAGTTGTGTAATAGATTAGTTTAGTGACAAAGTAGTACATATGAAATGACATCAATCTCGAGAAGAACTGGATTATGAAATGAGCCCGACTTGAAGTCCACCAATAGTACCTAGTAAGAGGCAACAAAGAGCATAAAATGCAAGATGAGGTGCACTTCATTCATGGAGAATTTTGAAGAATGATTGaactttttcaaaatttgtaaTAAAAAGTACCTTAGAATCAACAAAAAGTTCGTCAAATGGCTTCAAAAGTCTAACCAAAGCCCCAGTGACTGATGATTCACCACGTGGGACAAGCTTGGCGTCTGTAGTATGAGCAAAGTCATAGTCTGCACGCAATTTGTCGACAACAGCCATGAAATTCTCAAACTCCTCACCGGAAAATTTGGGGAACACTCCAACCTGCAAATGCAAAAATATAAGGGTATAACATAAGCAGCGAGCACTTACAATGACTATCTTCTTGTCTTCAATGATACCACTGGCATCTTCAACAGTCTTAATTTCAGCAGAAGCGGGGCCACTCTGTTTCTTCAAATATTCAACAATACCAACCTTCACGTGGTCCCTTGTATTCCTGAACATTCTTACCACCATTCCTAAAAATCTTAAGTGTGGGGAAACCCTTGATGTCATGTTCTgaaatttaatgaaaaaatagacTGTTTTACCAAATTAAGTTAAAATCAACACATAGATTAGTAGGCTTCTAGTTCAAAAGTATCTCATTTCTTTCCTACCATAAGTTTCTTGTGCAGGCATCATTGTAGTGACCAGTACTGCAGCACTTTAAAGAGAACTgtggacaaaaaaaaaatgagcatgaaaaagaaaaatgcgaCCTCATCTTAgcaattaaatttaattcacataCAGCTCAAACAAGAAAAGATAACATGCTTACAAGCACATGCGCATAAAATTAGATGTGTTATGCATTTACTTAAAACTTCGGCAAGGTCAAGCTCACCTACCTTAAGAGTTGTATTTAAGTTATTCCTTGCATTGCTAAGGAGCTTTATCTGGTCATGATTGTCTATTAAATTCTGACATTCTTGACACAAACTgatacaaataaattaattaagtcaaaaataaataacaattgaATGGTGCTAAACATAGACCCTCAGACATGTTTAATTGAACACATACTTATCAATAGAAACAAAACTTTCACGAAGCTGATTTATTGTCTTCACAGATAAAACTAATGATTCAAGCCCAGCTGCTTGCTCAACCTGTTGTCGAAAAAGGATTATGTTACTAAATTTATGGGCTTGCCATTATTCAATTACCAAAGTTCTCAACTCAAATTATAAGAGATCATATAATctgaattaaatatttaattggagTTCTTTTAAGCTTCGAGTTTAAGTTTGAATACTCACCTGCTCAACAACCATTGTACTAAGTTGAGCATCATTTGCCTGACAATAAGCACAATCaataacaattttttctttattagaaTATGCATAAAATTGATCATTTAAACTATATTCCACATATGCCATGACTCATGAATATTGAtcaaaattccaaaaaaaaaaatccccataaaatcaaaaattcaaaatagttTATAATTAATGTACAATGTAAATAGCTTGAATGTCATAACAGTAACATGAGTCTTAACATATTCTCATCaagtatatataaacatatatacactataattCACACGCAATTCTTGTACAAACAAACACACCTAAGTTCATTACCTATTAAGTTCCAAGCAAACATAATAATTATTCTCTTGCGATCAAAACCACGAGCAATTACATTGATCAGTCAACAACAACGGAAGCCACATAATACCTGAATTATCCTCCAGACCCGAAAATTCTAATAGTATCGGAGAAGATAGACTGATCCAAAGTGAGAATGAACTCCTTTTTTGATTCTTTCGATTCATTCTCCTCAGCTGAAATCACATTCAACGATGAAACAAAGAGAATGCAAATGAGAAAGGAAATACAAACCCTATACGCCATTGTCTATCGAAGCTCTCTCTCTACTCTGTTGATTTTGTTTCTCTCTCTAGCTTCTGAGAAAAGCTTCTCTCACTAAGTGGGGTTTTAAAGGAGACTCGGGCAGAGAATAAGATGAGTCGATTTCAAAATGCCACAGTTTTTGGATTCTTTCGATTAGAAAGTAGCGATTAAGAATGAGACCGAGACAGAGAGCGCGAGAGGGAAGACCAGATCAGACCGAAGTGTGGTGAAGAGATTGGGCAGAGGCCAGTGGTGATGCAATTTCTCATTTGagtgttaaaaattaaaatttgaaaatccaTTCTAAATGAGAAATTCATTTATCAATTTCAATTTCTATTTCAGGAGATGGAGAAAAAGAGCAATTTTAGGAGGCGATTTGAAAGAGAAGGTTAACGTTCTGGATAAAATATTGTGTGCGGCCGATCAATTTACAGAACTGATTGAGCTATTCTTCAGGAGGTTTCAATTGAGACGCTCACGTTACCCTTCCGTTTACGTTCCgtctattttcaaaataaaaaaaaaatcgttaaaccaagaatcgttaaaccaagaattgccgttagataggcacttttaatatataaagatatttctttttgatagaaataaaaaaaatttgaaaaaaaaaagttttttagcaagaaaaataagaaaagaaaaagttgagtttgagttaaatatttttgtatgaacatatttttgatatagtgtcaaaagagatattttttaatatttttttttaattaagtagttaaattaagcatagaaattcaaatttgtgatttcattattcgttgTTAGATCAAAATTGGATGGTTtgacatttttaaaattaatatttatagttaaatttgctCAGTAACCAtttatgggtaatacccattaagaagtgttccatatatgtatatgtatatgcacAAATTATGAAATACTGTGTGTTTCTTTTTAGACAGAACATTTAAGACATTAATACACTagagtaaatattttattacttgGCAAACAACATATTATATGCATTAGAAGATACATTTTTTATAAAGAATGATAGAATATTCTtcatccaagaattaattatttacatgTATTGAATATACATTACAATAACTtcacaaaataattatattactttttattgtctTAATCActttttattaagaaaattcaattagatcataataataaattaaattatatataattatttcttatattatttataatctatctatatatataaatgagaaGTATAAGACGATGATGTGACACTCTATAATCATcccaaatattattataaaataatcaaCTTTAAATGTAATGGTAACTAATGCTTTGCACGTAgcttttttctaatattttttaaaaatatgaattgaaagaaaaaaagttaaaaatacttagtataattaaaca is a window from the Cannabis sativa cultivar Pink pepper isolate KNU-18-1 chromosome 1, ASM2916894v1, whole genome shotgun sequence genome containing:
- the LOC115704724 gene encoding protein disulfide-isomerase-like isoform X1; amino-acid sequence: MNMTSRVSPHLRFLGMVVRMFRNTRDHVKVGIVEYLKKQSGPASAEIKTVEDASGIIEDKKIVIVGVFPKFSGEEFENFMAVVDKLRADYDFAHTTDAKLVPRGESSVTGALVRLLKPFDELFVDSKVLLVDFKSGSFHNPVLLEIDVISYVLLCH
- the LOC115704724 gene encoding protein disulfide-isomerase-like isoform X2, whose product is MTSRVSPHLRFLGMVVRMFRNTRDHVKVGIVEYLKKQSGPASAEIKTVEDASGIIEDKKIVIVGVFPKFSGEEFENFMAVVDKLRADYDFAHTTDAKLVPRGESSVTGALVRLLKPFDELFVDSKVLLVDFKSGSFHNPVLLEIDVISYVLLCH